Within Vicia villosa cultivar HV-30 ecotype Madison, WI linkage group LG1, Vvil1.0, whole genome shotgun sequence, the genomic segment TAAAATCCGAATCAATTCTAGTTTAAAAGGAACTAAACATCTCAAAATCACTCCATAATTAATTttacatatttaaaattattttaactctgccaaaaaaatcttccaaaaatcaaaccaaagaaATCAAACATGTTAGTATAAGTTAGAATCTAAGGAAATACATCTTCAATCTTGGATCTTTTGTGATATCATCCCTCTCTAAAAAGAAGCTTCCAATTCTTATGTGAAAGGGAGATAATTCTAAGTTCTAAGTTATAAATACCTATGATAGATTACTCATCACCGAGAACCATTCCATCAATTTATCACAAACATTCGATGTTCAAGTTCCAACAATTCAACCTTGTCATTGGAACTTAAAAGATGCAATTCCCATCCCATTCTCACAAACTCTTAAAAGCATTAACTACATCACTTATTTCACTTACTCATAAATagaataaagaaaacaaaaaggacATAGAATTATTTCCCTTAAAAAAGGTAATAGtaaataatagtaacaataataaaaatttaaaaaaatggacACATTGCGTATATTACAATTACATACAAATTAAAACCCGAAAACCAAAAGTGGTTTTTATCAATCGGAACCGGAAGTTCCACCGGCGCCGGAAGTAGACGCCGCCGATAACAGATTAAAAAGCGCACTCATGGCTCGAACCTGCATCTCAAGCGCCGGTATATAATCAATAGCTTCCTCCAAAATCACCGGCAACGGTTCCTTCTTACAACCAGGAACCAACCTTCCAAGAAACCGTACTTTACTCTGCACCCCGGGAACCACCTTTCCTTTCAACCGGAACACATTCACTCTCGATTTCTTCGATCGCGCTGACGGCAATAAAGCGGTTACGCGATGTACCTTCTTCTTATTATTCTTATTCTTCCTAAACTTGAGTTTGAGCCGAGTCATCAGTATGGCTCGGCTCCATCGGGATCTTCCTTTCGCTGTGACAGCGAGAGCTCTGTCGGCTGCTTCACGTACGGCTTTTCCCCGGCGGGGAGTGGTAGTTGAATTGAGGGATGTTATGGCGCGACGGAGCTTGGTGGAGTAGAGTTGTTGCTGCGCTTGGGATTTCCATTTGGGGTTGATCTGAATCTGAGAATCTTGATGATGATGCTTCTtgttctttgttttctttctacTAAAGCCACGTGTATCTGTGTTCGTGTCTGTGTCCGCGTTCCTGTTCGTGTTTGTTAGTATGTTTGGTATTGTAGTAGATGGTGATGTCATTGGAATAGATTTTTCTTTTTCCTGTGAATGATGAAATTTAGAGAAATAGAGAAAGGTTGAAAGAGAATTGATTACTGAATTTGGAAGAGATTGGAAGAAAGAAA encodes:
- the LOC131602329 gene encoding transcription factor bHLH148-like, with product MTSPSTTIPNILTNTNRNADTDTNTDTRGFSRKKTKNKKHHHQDSQIQINPKWKSQAQQQLYSTKLRRAITSLNSTTTPRRGKAVREAADRALAVTAKGRSRWSRAILMTRLKLKFRKNKNNKKKVHRVTALLPSARSKKSRVNVFRLKGKVVPGVQSKVRFLGRLVPGCKKEPLPVILEEAIDYIPALEMQVRAMSALFNLLSAASTSGAGGTSGSD